One window of Oncorhynchus kisutch isolate 150728-3 linkage group LG25, Okis_V2, whole genome shotgun sequence genomic DNA carries:
- the myocd gene encoding myocardin isoform X8: MTLLGSEHSILIRSKFRSVNHGKFPKQEDSYAFEEDSSSDSLSPEQHHSDESQGSACPSSEAMGSTPSSSSSPALTSPKQGCQNRDLSDQSKEDGLSAANNGLSATPPIPVPAIVKSKISDKNRHKKPKDVKPKVKKLKYHQYIPPDQKPEKSPPPMDSAYARLLQQQQLFLQLQILSQQKHAHTHSQHTHSQHTQAHAHQRQPSFSYQPLHQPVQAQKQSSEQLSVGSSSVTTNMINSSSSSPVKTTYSGQTSISPVKPGPLPPNLDDLKVSELRQQLRIRGMPVSGTKTALIERLRPFKDPTSSPSHSGSNDITTVTFPVTPTGSLSSYQSPSSSSALSQGGYYPYPSTSSTPPISPASSDLSRSGSLPDSFSDVPMSSPPQFGLQPSPAQLSSEEGLGGGGLSGAGLRGGEGGGMEGLEAEKDKMLVEKQKVIEELTWKLHQEQRQVEELKMQLHKRKRCHGATHEGVPAPSQPHHLHLQQSPSLLGQHFFGVTVKQEPMSLSSSCPLSSPKHLKSPPGSCMEGMGHCGASLTNMGGPGGQRCLDSVPSSGSPSGMSAFLSPQCSPQDSPIAKTSSSSQPSSPNNPYLLSPPLGRDGCSHSLNQTSTRPRNMQIQQKNGGQAVNCSYPSDQRGLQSVFPNSTDNGLIHRVNTKAKNPNMQQKMAILPSPQHVGQKCPVSTPAFCSSDSTAFDSRQPPCYEDAVKQQLTRSQQMDELLDVLIESGEMPANAREERERSSVTKVVPHITVSPGTTCLAVPKFNQRHYEHLPPSQLNYDHTANHIADSHLENLLGSPLGRGGEVALLKMAAEEAGEGEERGDGPESYPSTNHHHPHQHPHQDKLLPNRDLMETPAPLSAIHPINAKVSSVAEAQGMVGMTFSESPWETMEWLDLTPPSSATGFNSVPAAGPSIFNTEFLDVTDINLNTAMDLHLEHW; the protein is encoded by the exons tgaacCATGGGAAGTTTCCTAAGCAGGAGGACTCGTATGCGTTTGAGGAGGACAGCAGCAGTGACAGTCTGTCTCCAGAGCAACACCACAGTGACGAGTCCCAGGGGTCCGCATGCCCCTCCTCTGAGGCCATGGGcagcaccccctcctcctcctcatcaccagCCCTCACTAGCCCTAAACAG GGGTGTCAGAACAGGGACCTGTCTGATCAGAGCAAGGAAGATGGCTTGTCTGCGGCTAACAATGGGCTGTCTGCCACCCCACCCATACCTGTCCCTGCCATAGTCAAG TCCAAGATATCGGACAAAAACCGCCACAAGAAGCCCAAAGACGTGAAGCCCAAGGTGAAGAAGCTGAAGTACCACCAGTACATCCCTCCAGACCAGAAGCCCGAGAAGTCTCCCCCTCCCATGGACTCAGCCTACGCCAGGCTACTGCAGCAACAACAGCTCTTCCTACAGCTGCAGATCCTCAGCCAGcagaaacatgcacacacacactcccagcaTACACACTCCCAACACACACAGGCCCATGCACATCAACGACAGCCTAGTTTCAGCTACCAGCCCCTGCACCAGCCAGTCCAAGCCCAAAA ACAATCCAGTGAGCAGCTGTCGGTGGGTAGCTCCAGTGTTACTACTAACATGATCAACAGCAGCTCCTCGTCTCCAGTTAAGACCACATACTCTGGTCAAACCAGCATCTCACCAGTCAAACCTGGTCCTCTGCCACCTAACCTGGATGACCTGAAG GTGTCAGAGCTCAGGCAGCAGCTTCGTATCCGGGGCATGCCCGTCTCAGGCACCAAGACAGCCCTCATTGAGAGACTCCGCCCCTTTAAGGACCCCACCTCAAGCCCCTCGCATTCAGGCTCCAATGACATCACCACGGTCACCTTCCCTGTCACCCCCACGGGGTCCCTGTCCTCCTACcagtccccctcctcctccagcgCCCTCTCCCAGGGGGGATATTACCCTTACCCCAGCACCTCCTCCACCCCACCCATCTCCCCCGCTTCCTCAGACCTCTCCCGTAGCGGCTCGCTCCCAGACAGCTTCAGCGACGTGcccatgtcctctcctccacAGTTTGGCCTCCAGCCGTCCCCGGCCCAGCTCAGCTCTGAAGAAGGCCTGGGGGGAGGGGGTCTGAGTGGGGCAGGACTACGGGGAGGGgaaggtggagggatggagggtctGGAGGCAGAGAAGGATAAGATGTTGGTGGAGAAACAAAAAGTGATCGAAGAGCTGACGTGGAAGCTGCACCAGGAACAGAGACAG GTGGAGGAGCTCAAGATGCAGCTGCACAAGAGGAAGCGTTGCCATGGCGCCACACATGAGGGTGTCCCGGCTCCGTCCCAGCCCCATCACCTGCATCTACAGCAATCCCCCTCGCTGTTGGGGCAGCACTTCTTTGGAGTGACTGTCAAACAGGAGCCCATGTCCCTCTCCTCCAgctgccccctctcctcccccaagCACCTGAAGAGTCCTCCAGGAAGCTGCATGGAGGGGATGGGCCACTGCGGTGCCTCCCTGACCAATATGGGGGGCCCTGGTGGGCAACGATGCCTGGACTCAGTCCCCTCCTCTGGAAGTCCCTCTGGCATGTCTGCCTTCCTCAGCCCCCAGTGCTCTCCTCAAGACTCGCCCATCGCCAAGACCTCCAGCAGCTCCCAGCCTTCCTCCCCCAACAACCCCTACCTGCTGTCACCGCCGCTGGGCAGAGACGGCTGTAGCCACTCCCTCAACCAGACCAGCACCAGGCCCCGCAACATGCAG ATTCAGCAGAAGAATGGAGGACAGGCTGTGAACTGCTCCTATCCCTCTGACCAGAGAGGCCTTCAGTCAGTGTTCCCCAACTCCACCGACAACGGCCTGATCCACAGGGTCAACACTAAGGCTAAGAACCCAAACATGCAGCAGAAG ATGGCAATATTGCCCTCTCCCCAGCACGTTGGCCAAAAGTGCCCGGTCTCAACCCCGGCCTTCTGTAGCTCAGATTCAACTGCATTCGACTCTAGACAGCCCCCTTGCTATGAGGATGCAGTCAAGCAG caACTGACTAGGAGTCAGCAGATGGATGAGCTTTTGGATGTGCTCATAGAGAGTGGAG AGATGCCAGCTAAcgccagagaagagagggagaggtcctCTGTAACCAAAGTTGTGCCTCACATTACAGTTTCCCCCGGAACCACCTGCCTCGCCGTCCCAAAGTTCAACCAAAGACACTACGAACACCTGCCCCCCTCCCAGCTCAACTATGACCACACAGCCAATCACATTGCAGACAGCCACCTGGAGAACCTGCTGGGAAGCCCCCTAGGCCGAGGGGGCGAGGTCGCCCTTCTCAAGATGGCTGCCGAGGAagcaggggagggggaggagaggggtgatggACCTGAGAGCTACCCCAGCACCAATCACCACCACCCTCACCAACACCCCCACCAGGACAAACTTCTCCCCAACAGGGACCTGATGGAAACACCAGCGCCTCTATCTGCCATCCACCCCATCAACGCCAAAGTGTCATCCGTGGCCGAGGCGCAGGGGATGGTTGGCATGACGTTCAGCGAGTCGCCGTGGGAGACGATGGAATGGCTGGACCTGACGCCCCCAAGCTCGGCTACGGGGTTCAACTCCGTCCCGGCCGCTGGGCCAAGCATTTTCAACACAGAGTTCCTGGATGTCACAGACATCAACCTGAATACAGCCATGGACCTTCATCTAGAGCACTGGTGA
- the myocd gene encoding myocardin isoform X3 — MTLLGSEHSILIRSKFRSVLQLRLQQRRTREQLADQGIMPHPEGDISSVEAQLRLKRARLADNLNDKLALRPGPMELVHKNIIPVDSAAFRQAAATTVNHGKFPKQEDSYAFEEDSSSDSLSPEQHHSDESQGSACPSSEAMGSTPSSSSSPALTSPKQGCQNRDLSDQSKEDGLSAANNGLSATPPIPVPAIVKSKISDKNRHKKPKDVKPKVKKLKYHQYIPPDQKPEKSPPPMDSAYARLLQQQQLFLQLQILSQQKHAHTHSQHTHSQHTQAHAHQRQPSFSYQPLHQPVQAQKQSSEQLSVGSSSVTTNMINSSSSSPVKTTYSGQTSISPVKPGPLPPNLDDLKVSELRQQLRIRGMPVSGTKTALIERLRPFKDPTSSPSHSGSNDITTVTFPVTPTGSLSSYQSPSSSSALSQGGYYPYPSTSSTPPISPASSDLSRSGSLPDSFSDVPMSSPPQFGLQPSPAQLSSEEGLGGGGLSGAGLRGGEGGGMEGLEAEKDKMLVEKQKVIEELTWKLHQEQRQVEELKMQLHKRKRCHGATHEGVPAPSQPHHLHLQQSPSLLGQHFFGVTVKQEPMSLSSSCPLSSPKHLKSPPGSCMEGMGHCGASLTNMGGPGGQRCLDSVPSSGSPSGMSAFLSPQCSPQDSPIAKTSSSSQPSSPNNPYLLSPPLGRDGCSHSLNQTSTRPRNMQIQQKNGGQAVNCSYPSDQRGLQSVFPNSTDNGLIHRVNTKAKNPNMQQKMAILPSPQHVGQKCPVSTPAFCSSDSTAFDSRQPPCYEDAVKQQLTRSQQMDELLDVLIESGEMPANAREERERSSVTKVVPHITVSPGTTCLAVPKFNQRHYEHLPPSQLNYDHTANHIADSHLENLLGSPLGRGGEVALLKMAAEEAGEGEERGDGPESYPSTNHHHPHQHPHQDKLLPNRDLMETPAPLSAIHPINAKVSSVAEAQGMVGMTFSESPWETMEWLDLTPPSSATGFNSVPAAGPSIFNTEFLDVTDINLNTAMDLHLEHW, encoded by the exons tgaacCATGGGAAGTTTCCTAAGCAGGAGGACTCGTATGCGTTTGAGGAGGACAGCAGCAGTGACAGTCTGTCTCCAGAGCAACACCACAGTGACGAGTCCCAGGGGTCCGCATGCCCCTCCTCTGAGGCCATGGGcagcaccccctcctcctcctcatcaccagCCCTCACTAGCCCTAAACAG GGGTGTCAGAACAGGGACCTGTCTGATCAGAGCAAGGAAGATGGCTTGTCTGCGGCTAACAATGGGCTGTCTGCCACCCCACCCATACCTGTCCCTGCCATAGTCAAG TCCAAGATATCGGACAAAAACCGCCACAAGAAGCCCAAAGACGTGAAGCCCAAGGTGAAGAAGCTGAAGTACCACCAGTACATCCCTCCAGACCAGAAGCCCGAGAAGTCTCCCCCTCCCATGGACTCAGCCTACGCCAGGCTACTGCAGCAACAACAGCTCTTCCTACAGCTGCAGATCCTCAGCCAGcagaaacatgcacacacacactcccagcaTACACACTCCCAACACACACAGGCCCATGCACATCAACGACAGCCTAGTTTCAGCTACCAGCCCCTGCACCAGCCAGTCCAAGCCCAAAA ACAATCCAGTGAGCAGCTGTCGGTGGGTAGCTCCAGTGTTACTACTAACATGATCAACAGCAGCTCCTCGTCTCCAGTTAAGACCACATACTCTGGTCAAACCAGCATCTCACCAGTCAAACCTGGTCCTCTGCCACCTAACCTGGATGACCTGAAG GTGTCAGAGCTCAGGCAGCAGCTTCGTATCCGGGGCATGCCCGTCTCAGGCACCAAGACAGCCCTCATTGAGAGACTCCGCCCCTTTAAGGACCCCACCTCAAGCCCCTCGCATTCAGGCTCCAATGACATCACCACGGTCACCTTCCCTGTCACCCCCACGGGGTCCCTGTCCTCCTACcagtccccctcctcctccagcgCCCTCTCCCAGGGGGGATATTACCCTTACCCCAGCACCTCCTCCACCCCACCCATCTCCCCCGCTTCCTCAGACCTCTCCCGTAGCGGCTCGCTCCCAGACAGCTTCAGCGACGTGcccatgtcctctcctccacAGTTTGGCCTCCAGCCGTCCCCGGCCCAGCTCAGCTCTGAAGAAGGCCTGGGGGGAGGGGGTCTGAGTGGGGCAGGACTACGGGGAGGGgaaggtggagggatggagggtctGGAGGCAGAGAAGGATAAGATGTTGGTGGAGAAACAAAAAGTGATCGAAGAGCTGACGTGGAAGCTGCACCAGGAACAGAGACAG GTGGAGGAGCTCAAGATGCAGCTGCACAAGAGGAAGCGTTGCCATGGCGCCACACATGAGGGTGTCCCGGCTCCGTCCCAGCCCCATCACCTGCATCTACAGCAATCCCCCTCGCTGTTGGGGCAGCACTTCTTTGGAGTGACTGTCAAACAGGAGCCCATGTCCCTCTCCTCCAgctgccccctctcctcccccaagCACCTGAAGAGTCCTCCAGGAAGCTGCATGGAGGGGATGGGCCACTGCGGTGCCTCCCTGACCAATATGGGGGGCCCTGGTGGGCAACGATGCCTGGACTCAGTCCCCTCCTCTGGAAGTCCCTCTGGCATGTCTGCCTTCCTCAGCCCCCAGTGCTCTCCTCAAGACTCGCCCATCGCCAAGACCTCCAGCAGCTCCCAGCCTTCCTCCCCCAACAACCCCTACCTGCTGTCACCGCCGCTGGGCAGAGACGGCTGTAGCCACTCCCTCAACCAGACCAGCACCAGGCCCCGCAACATGCAG ATTCAGCAGAAGAATGGAGGACAGGCTGTGAACTGCTCCTATCCCTCTGACCAGAGAGGCCTTCAGTCAGTGTTCCCCAACTCCACCGACAACGGCCTGATCCACAGGGTCAACACTAAGGCTAAGAACCCAAACATGCAGCAGAAG ATGGCAATATTGCCCTCTCCCCAGCACGTTGGCCAAAAGTGCCCGGTCTCAACCCCGGCCTTCTGTAGCTCAGATTCAACTGCATTCGACTCTAGACAGCCCCCTTGCTATGAGGATGCAGTCAAGCAG caACTGACTAGGAGTCAGCAGATGGATGAGCTTTTGGATGTGCTCATAGAGAGTGGAG AGATGCCAGCTAAcgccagagaagagagggagaggtcctCTGTAACCAAAGTTGTGCCTCACATTACAGTTTCCCCCGGAACCACCTGCCTCGCCGTCCCAAAGTTCAACCAAAGACACTACGAACACCTGCCCCCCTCCCAGCTCAACTATGACCACACAGCCAATCACATTGCAGACAGCCACCTGGAGAACCTGCTGGGAAGCCCCCTAGGCCGAGGGGGCGAGGTCGCCCTTCTCAAGATGGCTGCCGAGGAagcaggggagggggaggagaggggtgatggACCTGAGAGCTACCCCAGCACCAATCACCACCACCCTCACCAACACCCCCACCAGGACAAACTTCTCCCCAACAGGGACCTGATGGAAACACCAGCGCCTCTATCTGCCATCCACCCCATCAACGCCAAAGTGTCATCCGTGGCCGAGGCGCAGGGGATGGTTGGCATGACGTTCAGCGAGTCGCCGTGGGAGACGATGGAATGGCTGGACCTGACGCCCCCAAGCTCGGCTACGGGGTTCAACTCCGTCCCGGCCGCTGGGCCAAGCATTTTCAACACAGAGTTCCTGGATGTCACAGACATCAACCTGAATACAGCCATGGACCTTCATCTAGAGCACTGGTGA
- the myocd gene encoding myocardin isoform X5 codes for MNAVKTTELSVHSKENRQSPGHLKTKEDEEDPWDRKDPSNHTTRNHPSTIGGKNVLQLRLQQRRTREQLADQGIMPLNHGKFPKQEDSYAFEEDSSSDSLSPEQHHSDESQGSACPSSEAMGSTPSSSSSPALTSPKQGCQNRDLSDQSKEDGLSAANNGLSATPPIPVPAIVKSKISDKNRHKKPKDVKPKVKKLKYHQYIPPDQKPEKSPPPMDSAYARLLQQQQLFLQLQILSQQKHAHTHSQHTHSQHTQAHAHQRQPSFSYQPLHQPVQAQKQSSEQLSVGSSSVTTNMINSSSSSPVKTTYSGQTSISPVKPGPLPPNLDDLKVSELRQQLRIRGMPVSGTKTALIERLRPFKDPTSSPSHSGSNDITTVTFPVTPTGSLSSYQSPSSSSALSQGGYYPYPSTSSTPPISPASSDLSRSGSLPDSFSDVPMSSPPQFGLQPSPAQLSSEEGLGGGGLSGAGLRGGEGGGMEGLEAEKDKMLVEKQKVIEELTWKLHQEQRQVEELKMQLHKRKRCHGATHEGVPAPSQPHHLHLQQSPSLLGQHFFGVTVKQEPMSLSSSCPLSSPKHLKSPPGSCMEGMGHCGASLTNMGGPGGQRCLDSVPSSGSPSGMSAFLSPQCSPQDSPIAKTSSSSQPSSPNNPYLLSPPLGRDGCSHSLNQTSTRPRNMQIQQKNGGQAVNCSYPSDQRGLQSVFPNSTDNGLIHRVNTKAKNPNMQQKMAILPSPQHVGQKCPVSTPAFCSSDSTAFDSRQPPCYEDAVKQQLTRSQQMDELLDVLIESGEMPANAREERERSSVTKVVPHITVSPGTTCLAVPKFNQRHYEHLPPSQLNYDHTANHIADSHLENLLGSPLGRGGEVALLKMAAEEAGEGEERGDGPESYPSTNHHHPHQHPHQDKLLPNRDLMETPAPLSAIHPINAKVSSVAEAQGMVGMTFSESPWETMEWLDLTPPSSATGFNSVPAAGPSIFNTEFLDVTDINLNTAMDLHLEHW; via the exons tgaacCATGGGAAGTTTCCTAAGCAGGAGGACTCGTATGCGTTTGAGGAGGACAGCAGCAGTGACAGTCTGTCTCCAGAGCAACACCACAGTGACGAGTCCCAGGGGTCCGCATGCCCCTCCTCTGAGGCCATGGGcagcaccccctcctcctcctcatcaccagCCCTCACTAGCCCTAAACAG GGGTGTCAGAACAGGGACCTGTCTGATCAGAGCAAGGAAGATGGCTTGTCTGCGGCTAACAATGGGCTGTCTGCCACCCCACCCATACCTGTCCCTGCCATAGTCAAG TCCAAGATATCGGACAAAAACCGCCACAAGAAGCCCAAAGACGTGAAGCCCAAGGTGAAGAAGCTGAAGTACCACCAGTACATCCCTCCAGACCAGAAGCCCGAGAAGTCTCCCCCTCCCATGGACTCAGCCTACGCCAGGCTACTGCAGCAACAACAGCTCTTCCTACAGCTGCAGATCCTCAGCCAGcagaaacatgcacacacacactcccagcaTACACACTCCCAACACACACAGGCCCATGCACATCAACGACAGCCTAGTTTCAGCTACCAGCCCCTGCACCAGCCAGTCCAAGCCCAAAA ACAATCCAGTGAGCAGCTGTCGGTGGGTAGCTCCAGTGTTACTACTAACATGATCAACAGCAGCTCCTCGTCTCCAGTTAAGACCACATACTCTGGTCAAACCAGCATCTCACCAGTCAAACCTGGTCCTCTGCCACCTAACCTGGATGACCTGAAG GTGTCAGAGCTCAGGCAGCAGCTTCGTATCCGGGGCATGCCCGTCTCAGGCACCAAGACAGCCCTCATTGAGAGACTCCGCCCCTTTAAGGACCCCACCTCAAGCCCCTCGCATTCAGGCTCCAATGACATCACCACGGTCACCTTCCCTGTCACCCCCACGGGGTCCCTGTCCTCCTACcagtccccctcctcctccagcgCCCTCTCCCAGGGGGGATATTACCCTTACCCCAGCACCTCCTCCACCCCACCCATCTCCCCCGCTTCCTCAGACCTCTCCCGTAGCGGCTCGCTCCCAGACAGCTTCAGCGACGTGcccatgtcctctcctccacAGTTTGGCCTCCAGCCGTCCCCGGCCCAGCTCAGCTCTGAAGAAGGCCTGGGGGGAGGGGGTCTGAGTGGGGCAGGACTACGGGGAGGGgaaggtggagggatggagggtctGGAGGCAGAGAAGGATAAGATGTTGGTGGAGAAACAAAAAGTGATCGAAGAGCTGACGTGGAAGCTGCACCAGGAACAGAGACAG GTGGAGGAGCTCAAGATGCAGCTGCACAAGAGGAAGCGTTGCCATGGCGCCACACATGAGGGTGTCCCGGCTCCGTCCCAGCCCCATCACCTGCATCTACAGCAATCCCCCTCGCTGTTGGGGCAGCACTTCTTTGGAGTGACTGTCAAACAGGAGCCCATGTCCCTCTCCTCCAgctgccccctctcctcccccaagCACCTGAAGAGTCCTCCAGGAAGCTGCATGGAGGGGATGGGCCACTGCGGTGCCTCCCTGACCAATATGGGGGGCCCTGGTGGGCAACGATGCCTGGACTCAGTCCCCTCCTCTGGAAGTCCCTCTGGCATGTCTGCCTTCCTCAGCCCCCAGTGCTCTCCTCAAGACTCGCCCATCGCCAAGACCTCCAGCAGCTCCCAGCCTTCCTCCCCCAACAACCCCTACCTGCTGTCACCGCCGCTGGGCAGAGACGGCTGTAGCCACTCCCTCAACCAGACCAGCACCAGGCCCCGCAACATGCAG ATTCAGCAGAAGAATGGAGGACAGGCTGTGAACTGCTCCTATCCCTCTGACCAGAGAGGCCTTCAGTCAGTGTTCCCCAACTCCACCGACAACGGCCTGATCCACAGGGTCAACACTAAGGCTAAGAACCCAAACATGCAGCAGAAG ATGGCAATATTGCCCTCTCCCCAGCACGTTGGCCAAAAGTGCCCGGTCTCAACCCCGGCCTTCTGTAGCTCAGATTCAACTGCATTCGACTCTAGACAGCCCCCTTGCTATGAGGATGCAGTCAAGCAG caACTGACTAGGAGTCAGCAGATGGATGAGCTTTTGGATGTGCTCATAGAGAGTGGAG AGATGCCAGCTAAcgccagagaagagagggagaggtcctCTGTAACCAAAGTTGTGCCTCACATTACAGTTTCCCCCGGAACCACCTGCCTCGCCGTCCCAAAGTTCAACCAAAGACACTACGAACACCTGCCCCCCTCCCAGCTCAACTATGACCACACAGCCAATCACATTGCAGACAGCCACCTGGAGAACCTGCTGGGAAGCCCCCTAGGCCGAGGGGGCGAGGTCGCCCTTCTCAAGATGGCTGCCGAGGAagcaggggagggggaggagaggggtgatggACCTGAGAGCTACCCCAGCACCAATCACCACCACCCTCACCAACACCCCCACCAGGACAAACTTCTCCCCAACAGGGACCTGATGGAAACACCAGCGCCTCTATCTGCCATCCACCCCATCAACGCCAAAGTGTCATCCGTGGCCGAGGCGCAGGGGATGGTTGGCATGACGTTCAGCGAGTCGCCGTGGGAGACGATGGAATGGCTGGACCTGACGCCCCCAAGCTCGGCTACGGGGTTCAACTCCGTCCCGGCCGCTGGGCCAAGCATTTTCAACACAGAGTTCCTGGATGTCACAGACATCAACCTGAATACAGCCATGGACCTTCATCTAGAGCACTGGTGA